The following are encoded together in the Bradymonas sediminis genome:
- a CDS encoding endo alpha-1,4 polygalactosaminidase → MVHQHSSIRWLFVASCALIFSACEAASTEDLDATSAQDSGHQANDVTDATDAAVEETSEVDAEKAEPDATREADVTHQADAESRDFWQPAPNTTWHWQLQGEVDTTLDVAVYDIDLFDTPAATVAALQARGVRVICYFSAGSYEDWREDAERFEASDYGDPMGNWPGEWWVDIRSDNLREIMQARLDLAASKGCDAVEPDNVDAYQNATGLDLSQADQLDYNRFLARQAHQRGLSIGLKNALDLVATLEPDFDWALNESCLSYDECAMLRPFIDAGKAVFHAEYIDAVSEASAKQAEVCGDASIGGFSTLIFTWELDGWAVGCP, encoded by the coding sequence ATGGTTCATCAGCATTCGTCGATTCGCTGGCTCTTCGTCGCCTCCTGCGCGCTAATTTTCTCAGCCTGCGAGGCGGCGTCGACCGAAGATCTTGACGCCACATCGGCACAGGACTCGGGCCATCAGGCGAATGACGTGACAGATGCGACGGACGCCGCGGTTGAAGAGACTAGCGAAGTAGACGCCGAGAAGGCTGAGCCAGACGCGACGCGCGAAGCCGATGTGACCCACCAGGCCGACGCCGAGTCACGCGACTTCTGGCAACCCGCCCCCAACACGACCTGGCATTGGCAATTGCAGGGCGAAGTCGACACGACCCTCGACGTCGCGGTCTACGATATCGACCTCTTTGACACACCCGCCGCGACCGTCGCCGCCCTGCAGGCGCGAGGCGTGCGGGTCATCTGTTATTTTTCGGCCGGCAGCTACGAGGATTGGCGCGAGGACGCCGAGCGGTTCGAGGCGAGCGACTACGGCGACCCGATGGGCAATTGGCCCGGCGAGTGGTGGGTCGATATCCGCTCGGATAATCTGCGCGAGATCATGCAGGCCCGCCTGGACCTGGCGGCGAGCAAGGGGTGCGACGCGGTCGAGCCCGATAATGTCGACGCCTACCAGAACGCGACCGGCCTCGATTTAAGCCAGGCCGACCAGCTCGACTATAATCGCTTTTTGGCGCGCCAGGCGCACCAGCGCGGGCTGTCCATCGGCCTGAAAAACGCCCTCGACCTGGTCGCCACCCTCGAGCCCGACTTTGACTGGGCGCTCAACGAGTCCTGCCTGAGCTACGACGAATGCGCGATGCTTCGCCCGTTTATCGACGCCGGCAAAGCCGTGTTTCACGCCGAGTATATCGACGCCGTGAGTGAGGCGAGCGCCAAGCAAGCTGAGGTATGTGGCGACGCGAGCATTGGCGGGTTTTCGACGCTGATCTTCACCTGGGAGCTGGATGGCTGGGCGGTGGGGTGTCCGTAG
- a CDS encoding dodecin family protein: MQVAKVTEIIASSPNSFDDAVARGVERASKTLNNIAGVWVKEQKATVENGKITEYRVNLKLTFLLED, from the coding sequence ATGCAAGTTGCAAAAGTTACCGAGATTATCGCCAGCAGCCCGAACTCGTTTGATGACGCTGTCGCCCGTGGGGTCGAGCGCGCTTCGAAGACGCTTAACAATATCGCAGGCGTCTGGGTGAAGGAGCAAAAGGCGACCGTCGAGAACGGCAAGATTACCGAGTATCGCGTCAACCTTAAGTTGACCTTCTTGCTCGAAGATTGA
- a CDS encoding DUF7305 domain-containing protein: MKSRTLRFRSSRWSFALAIAAVIVATGCDDDTGTNSITGDAISDGTTSGDGTGNTPADSGNTTPEDAAGDASQTTDCPPYQTRCDGVCIPTSTDPDNCGGCGITCGESEVCSGGTCTEECMPGLEICDRQCVDFGSDNDHCGACGSACGEGEGCVDGSCAPAADLGTRDEACADGGPPIDLGDTVTVERQCSGNLAERTFRWAVCSCEDIDSTGRGDGMFADAYDSSIGPYVPGGEGGGVATNGSLKANSGFYTTGTLWAADQFNSGIAVSTNSAATIGQRLHAGSSVNLGSGTTVGGDAYINGNVADALAIGGTLYAPNSVSVDGGVTYADIQHGPVDVGLPCDACGVDERIPVGAIVASRSGTNNDNDLIGLDPDIFSGESDGTRRVDLPCGHYYLSEIATTQPVTLVATGNTALYIGGDINSSSPIHITVTPTAQLDIFVAGSVKTNTGLKLGSPNFPALLRMYVGGVDGVHANTSADFSGYIYAVPGGIKSTGSLEVFGGVFGQSVATNDEGRYHFDRRINVIGDSCPDPADNPDPDPDPNPGPDAGTDPEPDAGADAGPDAGTEPEPDICGTTSDECGSSSDCCAPLICGSAGECVLMECQPANAACTSNDDCCSGGCGNNGFCVVG, encoded by the coding sequence ATGAAGAGCCGCACGCTGCGATTCAGATCATCGCGTTGGTCTTTCGCCCTTGCTATCGCTGCAGTCATCGTTGCGACGGGCTGTGATGACGACACTGGCACAAATAGCATAACCGGCGATGCAATCTCCGACGGTACAACCTCGGGCGATGGCACCGGCAATACGCCGGCAGATTCAGGCAATACCACGCCCGAAGATGCCGCAGGCGACGCCAGCCAGACGACCGATTGCCCGCCCTATCAAACCCGATGCGACGGGGTCTGCATCCCCACCAGCACCGACCCCGACAACTGCGGCGGCTGCGGCATCACCTGCGGCGAAAGCGAAGTATGCTCGGGCGGAACCTGCACAGAAGAGTGCATGCCGGGGCTCGAAATCTGTGACCGCCAATGCGTCGACTTCGGCAGCGACAACGACCATTGCGGGGCATGCGGCTCAGCCTGCGGTGAGGGCGAGGGCTGCGTCGACGGAAGCTGCGCGCCAGCAGCCGATTTGGGTACGCGCGACGAAGCTTGCGCAGACGGCGGCCCCCCCATCGACCTGGGTGACACCGTCACCGTCGAGCGCCAATGCTCCGGCAACCTCGCCGAGCGCACCTTCCGCTGGGCGGTCTGCTCCTGCGAAGATATCGACAGCACGGGGCGAGGCGACGGGATGTTCGCCGATGCCTACGATAGCAGCATTGGACCCTATGTCCCTGGCGGTGAGGGCGGCGGCGTTGCGACCAACGGCTCCCTTAAAGCGAACTCCGGCTTTTATACCACCGGAACCCTCTGGGCAGCCGACCAATTTAATAGCGGAATCGCGGTCAGCACCAATAGCGCCGCGACGATCGGCCAGCGCCTGCACGCCGGCTCTTCGGTAAACCTTGGAAGCGGCACCACCGTGGGCGGCGACGCTTATATCAACGGTAATGTGGCGGACGCCCTCGCAATCGGCGGCACCTTATACGCCCCGAATTCGGTCTCCGTCGACGGCGGCGTTACCTACGCAGATATTCAACACGGACCGGTCGATGTCGGTCTTCCCTGCGATGCCTGCGGAGTCGACGAGCGCATCCCGGTGGGCGCGATTGTCGCCAGTCGCAGCGGGACAAATAACGACAACGACCTGATCGGTCTCGATCCGGATATCTTCTCGGGCGAGAGCGACGGCACCCGCCGCGTCGACCTGCCGTGTGGTCATTATTATCTCTCCGAAATCGCGACTACGCAGCCGGTGACCCTGGTCGCAACCGGAAATACCGCGCTGTATATCGGCGGGGACATCAACTCCAGCAGCCCCATTCACATCACGGTGACGCCCACCGCCCAGCTCGACATCTTCGTGGCCGGCTCGGTCAAAACGAATACCGGGCTGAAATTGGGCTCGCCGAATTTCCCGGCGCTCCTTCGCATGTATGTCGGCGGGGTAGACGGCGTGCATGCCAATACAAGCGCCGACTTCAGCGGTTATATCTACGCGGTGCCCGGCGGCATTAAATCCACCGGCAGCCTCGAGGTTTTCGGCGGCGTCTTCGGCCAAAGCGTGGCGACGAACGACGAGGGAAGATATCACTTTGACCGCCGCATCAACGTCATCGGGGACTCCTGCCCGGATCCCGCAGACAACCCCGATCCAGATCCGGATCCCAACCCCGGCCCCGACGCGGGAACCGATCCTGAGCCAGACGCGGGAGCGGACGCAGGCCCAGACGCGGGCACCGAACCCGAACCGGATATCTGCGGCACGACCTCCGACGAATGCGGCTCCTCAAGCGATTGCTGCGCCCCGCTGATTTGCGGCAGCGCCGGCGAATGCGTCTTGATGGAGTGCCAGCCGGCCAACGCCGCGTGCACCAGCAATGATGATTGTTGCTCGGGCGGCTGTGGGAATAATGGCTTCTGCGTCGTTGGCTAA
- a CDS encoding DUF7305 domain-containing protein, which produces MHQPRRSFRTSRCYLLLAIIALIFAQGCDDDTSTGEQTLSDATSNDTTSSDSGGSTDSGTDPTDSGTDPTDSQSDTTTDSGAADTTNDTRPGDPDASQPPGCPVYQTECNGVCIPTSTDPDNCGGCGIVCGESEVCSGGTCTDSCMPGLDICDRGCVDFDSDSDNCGACGNACGQGEGCVEGVCDQAADLDPRDQACAGGGPAIDLGDTVTVERQCSGELAERTFRWAVCSCEDLISNSGMNADAYDSTLGPYTPGGIGGGVATNGMLRANSGFTVTGTLWAADELNTGTAAQTNMAATIGQRLHAGSSVKLGTGTTIGGDVYVNGGIERSMTIGGTLYSPSSASINNGVTFAAHQEGPVDVALPCDACGVDERIPVGAIVASRSGTNNDNALIGLDEDLFSGDSDGTRRVDLPCGHYYLSEIATNEAITIVATGNTALYIGGDINSSSPIHITVTPTAQLDIFVAGGVKTNTGLKLGSPNFPALLRMYVGGAEGFHANTGADLSGYIYAVPGGIKSTGGLEVFGGVFGQTVATNNGGDYHFDRRINVVGDSCPDRTPDPDPDPNPGPDAGTDPGPDAGTDTGSDPDPDAGTDPDPDVCGTVSESCDSNGDCCSPLFCGSAGECILMECQPDNATCTSNSDCCSGGCGNNGVCFSG; this is translated from the coding sequence ATGCATCAACCTCGCCGTTCATTTAGGACGTCCCGCTGTTATTTATTACTCGCGATTATCGCGCTGATATTCGCTCAGGGCTGTGATGACGACACAAGCACTGGCGAGCAAACACTCAGCGATGCAACCTCCAATGACACGACTTCGTCGGACAGCGGAGGAAGCACCGATTCGGGTACGGACCCGACGGATTCGGGCACGGACCCGACGGATTCGCAGTCGGACACCACGACGGATTCGGGGGCCGCAGATACGACCAACGACACGCGCCCCGGCGATCCCGATGCGAGCCAACCTCCAGGGTGCCCGGTATATCAGACCGAGTGCAACGGGGTCTGCATCCCCACCAGCACCGACCCCGACAACTGCGGCGGCTGCGGCATCGTATGCGGCGAAAGCGAAGTATGCTCGGGCGGAACCTGCACCGACTCCTGCATGCCCGGCCTCGATATTTGCGATCGTGGATGCGTTGACTTCGACAGCGATAGTGACAATTGCGGCGCATGTGGCAACGCCTGCGGCCAGGGCGAGGGCTGTGTGGAGGGTGTCTGCGACCAGGCAGCCGACCTCGACCCGCGTGACCAGGCCTGCGCCGGCGGCGGCCCCGCCATCGACCTGGGCGACACGGTCACCGTCGAGCGCCAATGCTCCGGCGAGTTGGCCGAGCGCACCTTCCGCTGGGCGGTCTGCTCCTGCGAAGATCTTATCAGCAATAGCGGGATGAACGCGGACGCCTACGATAGCACCCTGGGGCCGTATACCCCCGGCGGCATCGGCGGCGGCGTAGCCACCAACGGCATGCTGCGCGCCAACTCCGGCTTCACAGTTACCGGCACGCTCTGGGCGGCCGACGAACTCAATACCGGCACCGCCGCCCAGACGAATATGGCCGCGACCATCGGCCAGCGCCTGCACGCCGGCTCCTCGGTCAAGCTGGGGACCGGCACGACCATCGGCGGCGACGTCTATGTCAACGGCGGTATCGAGCGCAGCATGACGATCGGCGGCACCCTCTATTCACCGAGCTCGGCCAGCATCAATAACGGCGTCACCTTCGCGGCCCACCAAGAGGGTCCGGTCGACGTCGCCCTCCCCTGCGATGCCTGCGGAGTCGATGAGCGCATCCCGGTCGGCGCCATCGTCGCCAGCCGAAGCGGCACCAATAATGACAACGCCCTCATCGGCCTCGACGAAGATCTCTTCTCGGGCGACAGCGATGGCACCCGGCGCGTCGACTTGCCGTGTGGTCATTATTACCTCTCCGAAATCGCGACCAACGAGGCGATCACCATCGTCGCCACGGGCAATACCGCGCTGTATATCGGCGGAGATATCAACTCCAGCAGCCCCATTCACATCACGGTGACGCCCACCGCTCAGCTCGATATCTTCGTGGCTGGCGGCGTCAAAACGAATACCGGGCTGAAGTTGGGCTCGCCGAATTTCCCGGCGCTGCTTCGGATGTATGTCGGCGGTGCCGAAGGGTTCCACGCCAATACCGGCGCGGACCTCAGCGGCTATATCTACGCGGTGCCCGGCGGCATTAAATCCACCGGCGGCCTCGAGGTCTTCGGCGGCGTCTTCGGCCAAACCGTCGCCACGAATAACGGCGGCGACTACCATTTCGACCGCCGCATCAACGTCGTCGGTGATTCCTGCCCCGACCGCACGCCCGACCCCGATCCGGATCCCAACCCAGGCCCCGACGCTGGCACCGATCCCGGCCCTGACGCGGGCACCGACACCGGCAGCGACCCTGACCCCGACGCCGGCACCGATCCTGACCCCGATGTCTGCGGCACGGTCTCGGAATCCTGCGACTCCAACGGCGATTGCTGCTCCCCGCTCTTCTGCGGCAGCGCCGGAGAATGCATCCTGATGGAGTGCCAACCCGACAACGCTACGTGCACGAGCAATAGTGACTGTTGCTCCGGCGGATGCGGCAACAACGGCGTCTGCTTCAGCGGCTGA
- a CDS encoding DUF7305 domain-containing protein: MHDRCRYFRTPRGYLSLLIIALAFGQGCNSDTSSKDTPLTDASSAFDIVDNPDSKTPRNPDTDISAESDAQSGEDAHAEDTGPESCPLYQTRCDGTCIPTVVDPNNCGGCGVTCGDDEVCSGGTCTDTCMPGLNICDRACVDFATSNAHCGGCGNSCAAGTGCVEGSCLPAANLDTREDACAGGGPAIDLGDTVSVERQCTGELAERTFRWAVCSCDSIRSTGQIFADAYDSSTGPYIRGGEGGGLATNGIIDTTSGFITTGTLWAADTSGHGAAVQTTTGATIGQRLYTGSNVHLGRGTRVGGDAFVDGNVRRNLTIGGTLTVPASATVDADTTYANLQRAEVNVAPPCDACDVADRIPVANIVASRSGTNNDNALIGLDENVFSLFGGNTKRIDLPCGNYYLSEITGNQGVTIVAHGNTALYIGGDILSNGKVTITLTPDAQLDLFVAGSVRVTNGFKLGSPNYPALVRAYIGGDQGLQTTSGSDIAGFIYAVPGGIQSTTSSEFFGGVYGQTVGSTGGNKYHYDRLINVVGESCPDRTPGVDPQPDPNICATATDACESDADCCSPLLCGEAGECVLLDCQPSNAACTSNDDCCSGGCGNNGFCITG, from the coding sequence ATGCACGATCGTTGCCGTTATTTTAGGACGCCCCGCGGGTATCTCTCTCTCCTTATCATCGCCCTTGCCTTTGGGCAGGGCTGTAATTCCGACACAAGCTCAAAAGACACGCCCCTGACGGACGCCAGCTCCGCGTTCGATATCGTCGACAACCCGGACTCCAAAACGCCGCGCAATCCTGACACCGATATCTCCGCGGAGTCCGACGCCCAATCCGGGGAGGATGCCCACGCTGAAGACACCGGCCCGGAGAGCTGCCCGCTCTACCAAACACGCTGCGACGGGACGTGTATCCCGACCGTCGTGGACCCGAATAACTGCGGCGGCTGCGGCGTGACCTGCGGCGATGACGAGGTGTGCTCCGGTGGAACCTGCACGGACACCTGCATGCCGGGGCTGAATATCTGCGACCGCGCCTGCGTCGACTTCGCGACGAGCAACGCGCATTGCGGCGGGTGCGGCAACAGCTGCGCAGCCGGCACAGGCTGCGTTGAAGGCAGCTGCCTGCCGGCGGCCAACCTGGACACCCGGGAAGACGCATGCGCCGGCGGCGGGCCGGCCATCGACCTGGGGGACACCGTTTCGGTCGAGCGCCAATGCACCGGCGAGCTCGCCGAGCGCACATTTCGCTGGGCTGTCTGCTCCTGTGATAGCATCCGCTCAACGGGCCAAATATTCGCCGACGCCTACGACAGCAGCACGGGGCCGTATATCCGCGGCGGCGAAGGTGGCGGCCTGGCCACAAATGGGATCATCGACACGACCTCCGGTTTTATCACCACCGGGACCCTGTGGGCGGCCGATACATCCGGCCACGGCGCAGCGGTCCAGACGACCACGGGCGCGACCATCGGCCAGCGGCTCTACACCGGCTCCAACGTTCATCTCGGTCGGGGCACCAGGGTCGGCGGCGACGCGTTCGTCGACGGCAATGTCCGGAGGAATTTGACTATCGGCGGCACCTTAACCGTGCCAGCGTCGGCGACCGTTGACGCCGACACGACCTACGCCAATCTGCAACGCGCTGAGGTCAACGTCGCCCCTCCTTGCGATGCTTGCGATGTCGCCGACCGCATCCCCGTCGCCAACATCGTCGCCAGCCGCAGCGGCACCAATAACGACAACGCGCTTATCGGACTGGATGAAAATGTCTTTTCGCTCTTCGGCGGAAACACCAAGCGTATCGACCTGCCCTGCGGTAATTATTATCTCTCCGAAATCACCGGCAACCAGGGCGTCACGATCGTCGCCCACGGCAACACCGCGCTCTATATCGGCGGCGATATCTTGAGCAATGGCAAGGTGACGATCACCCTGACGCCCGACGCGCAGCTCGACCTCTTCGTCGCCGGTTCGGTTCGGGTCACCAACGGCTTTAAGTTGGGCTCCCCGAATTACCCGGCCCTTGTTCGCGCCTATATCGGCGGGGACCAAGGCCTGCAGACCACCTCCGGCTCGGATATCGCCGGGTTTATCTACGCGGTTCCCGGCGGCATCCAATCCACCACCAGCTCGGAGTTCTTCGGCGGAGTCTACGGACAGACCGTCGGCTCGACCGGCGGCAACAAATACCACTACGACCGCCTCATCAACGTCGTGGGCGAATCCTGCCCCGACCGCACACCGGGCGTCGACCCTCAGCCCGACCCCAATATCTGCGCGACCGCGACCGACGCCTGCGAGTCCGACGCCGACTGCTGCTCCCCGCTGCTCTGCGGAGAGGCCGGCGAATGCGTCCTGCTCGACTGCCAACCGTCTAACGCCGCCTGCACAAGCAATGACGACTGCTGCTCCGGCGGCTGCGGCAACAATGGGTTCTGCATCACCGGTTAA
- a CDS encoding arsenate reductase ArsC, which translates to MLPFDSVLFLCVANSARSQMAEGLAREVFGETVRVQSAGSAPSRVNPFAIQAMAEIDIDLSTHFSTSVDDVEPESVDLVITLCAEEVCPAFLGSAQRLHWPLQDPDRKGEALSDAERLHHFRVIRDQLRSRLEVLAADKHARAGRLADP; encoded by the coding sequence ATGCTCCCATTCGACTCCGTTTTATTCCTCTGCGTAGCTAACTCCGCGCGCTCCCAGATGGCCGAAGGGCTGGCCCGCGAAGTTTTCGGCGAGACCGTGCGCGTGCAATCGGCTGGCTCGGCGCCGAGTCGGGTCAACCCCTTTGCCATCCAGGCGATGGCCGAGATCGACATCGACCTGTCGACACATTTTTCCACGTCGGTGGATGACGTCGAGCCCGAGAGCGTTGACCTGGTCATTACCCTCTGCGCCGAAGAGGTCTGTCCCGCATTTCTGGGGAGCGCGCAGCGGTTGCACTGGCCGCTCCAAGACCCTGACCGCAAGGGCGAGGCGCTCAGTGATGCGGAGCGGCTGCATCATTTCAGGGTTATCCGGGACCAACTTCGTTCCCGTCTTGAGGTGCTCGCTGCAGACAAGCACGCCCGAGCGGGGCGGCTTGCCGACCCATAA
- the arsB gene encoding ACR3 family arsenite efflux transporter, protein MGIFERFLSIWVALAIVAGVGLGLVAPALFESVSQIEWASVNLVIALLIWLMIYPMMLKVEPSCLKDVGKKPKGLALTLVVNWLVKPFTMAALGVLFFKYVFAGMVPVEDAQQYIAGMVLLGVAPCTAMVFVWSHLTDGDANYTLVQVSVNNLILVVAYAPIAGFLLGVTDLQIPWDTLVASVIIFVLVPLSAGMLTQKWLTRRSGPKAVERLAARLKPTSMLGLLLTVMLLFGFQAETIVAQPGRVLLIAIPLAIQSYGIFAIAYGLARVLKLPFDVAAPAAMIGTSNFFELAVAVAISLFGLASGAALATVVGVLIEVPVMLSLVAFANRTKGWFSTADSVSN, encoded by the coding sequence ATGGGTATCTTTGAACGTTTTCTTTCAATCTGGGTCGCCTTAGCGATTGTGGCCGGCGTCGGACTCGGCCTCGTCGCGCCCGCGCTCTTCGAGTCTGTCTCGCAAATCGAATGGGCCAGCGTGAACCTGGTCATCGCGCTGCTGATTTGGCTGATGATCTACCCAATGATGCTCAAGGTCGAGCCTTCTTGCCTCAAAGACGTGGGTAAAAAACCCAAGGGGCTCGCGCTCACGCTTGTGGTGAACTGGCTTGTCAAACCCTTCACCATGGCCGCGCTGGGCGTGCTCTTCTTCAAATATGTCTTCGCCGGCATGGTACCGGTCGAGGATGCCCAGCAATATATCGCCGGGATGGTCCTCCTGGGCGTGGCGCCCTGCACCGCGATGGTCTTTGTGTGGAGCCACCTCACCGACGGCGACGCCAACTATACCCTCGTCCAGGTGTCGGTGAATAATCTTATCTTGGTGGTCGCCTACGCCCCGATCGCCGGGTTCTTGCTGGGCGTGACCGATCTGCAAATCCCCTGGGATACCCTGGTCGCCTCGGTCATTATCTTCGTCCTAGTTCCACTGAGCGCGGGGATGTTGACTCAAAAATGGCTCACCCGGCGCAGCGGCCCCAAGGCCGTCGAGCGTCTGGCCGCCCGGCTCAAGCCTACCTCGATGCTCGGACTGCTGTTGACCGTGATGCTGCTCTTCGGCTTCCAGGCCGAGACCATCGTCGCTCAGCCCGGACGCGTGCTGCTCATCGCGATCCCACTGGCCATCCAGAGCTACGGCATCTTCGCCATCGCCTATGGGCTCGCGCGCGTTCTTAAGCTTCCGTTCGACGTCGCGGCCCCGGCCGCGATGATCGGCACCTCGAATTTCTTTGAATTGGCGGTGGCCGTGGCCATCAGTCTCTTCGGGCTGGCCTCGGGCGCCGCGCTCGCCACGGTGGTGGGTGTGCTGATCGAGGTGCCGGTGATGCTGTCTTTGGTAGCCTTCGCGAATCGTACAAAAGGGTGGTTCTCAACCGCCGACTCCGTCTCCAATTGA
- a CDS encoding ArsR/SmtB family transcription factor has product MKTTQSETCAPPAAPMPSVPEDELEANIRLAELAKAIAHPARVAIVRLLMRQDGCIVGDIVDELPLAQSTVSQHLKQLKNAGLIRGEVDGPRVCYCIEPGVVMLLKALVKGL; this is encoded by the coding sequence ATGAAGACAACACAATCTGAAACCTGCGCCCCACCGGCTGCCCCGATGCCGTCGGTGCCCGAAGATGAGCTTGAGGCCAATATCCGCCTCGCCGAGCTCGCCAAGGCCATCGCCCATCCCGCGCGCGTCGCCATCGTGCGGCTGCTGATGCGCCAAGATGGTTGCATTGTTGGCGATATCGTCGACGAACTTCCCCTCGCGCAGTCGACCGTTTCCCAGCACCTCAAGCAGCTCAAGAATGCGGGGCTTATCCGCGGCGAGGTCGACGGTCCGCGCGTTTGTTATTGCATCGAGCCTGGCGTTGTGATGCTCCTCAAGGCCCTCGTTAAGGGTCTGTGA
- a CDS encoding DUF5684 domain-containing protein codes for MFALNVLAQSDSGGMIGMIVGLVFSLFALLLVVVMIAGLWKIFEKAGHPGWAAIVPIYNVFIMLQIVGRPTWWLVLFFIPMINGLIGIVLNIELAKAFGKDLVYGLGMVFLPFIFAPMLGFGDAQYQGPDPLF; via the coding sequence ATGTTTGCGCTCAATGTTCTGGCTCAATCGGACTCTGGTGGCATGATCGGCATGATCGTCGGCCTTGTCTTCAGCCTCTTTGCCCTACTCCTCGTGGTCGTGATGATCGCTGGCCTGTGGAAGATCTTCGAGAAGGCTGGACATCCGGGCTGGGCCGCGATCGTCCCCATCTACAATGTGTTTATCATGCTGCAAATTGTCGGCCGCCCCACCTGGTGGTTGGTGCTCTTCTTTATCCCGATGATCAACGGGCTGATCGGGATCGTCCTCAATATCGAATTGGCGAAGGCCTTCGGAAAAGACCTGGTCTACGGGCTTGGCATGGTCTTCCTTCCGTTTATTTTCGCGCCGATGCTAGGCTTTGGCGACGCGCAATATCAGGGTCCGGACCCACTCTTTTAA
- a CDS encoding EamA/RhaT family transporter, protein MHTFIFSIVFSVSVSVFLKLARRWEVDVAQAIAAGYIAASALCLLLLRPSLGTLLAQSAMGWGILVLLGVLLPAVFLVMAAAVRHAGIIRSDTAQRLSLVIPLAAAFLIFGESMLPKKLVGIALALCALGCLLQRQEQAVEPADTGRRALWALLGVWVGYGVIDILFKQMARLGAGFTSTLLLSFVLAALLIFGWLIARRRTRWNARSLGAGLLLGVLNFGNIFFYIRAHQYFPDDPTLVFASMNIGVISLGALVGAGFFHERLSRVNMLGIVLAIGAIVLLFPK, encoded by the coding sequence ATGCATACGTTTATTTTCAGCATCGTCTTCAGCGTGTCTGTGTCGGTCTTTTTGAAGCTCGCGCGCCGCTGGGAGGTCGACGTCGCCCAGGCCATCGCCGCCGGGTATATCGCGGCCTCCGCCCTGTGCCTTCTGCTGCTGCGCCCGAGCCTCGGTACTTTGCTCGCCCAGTCAGCGATGGGCTGGGGGATTCTGGTGTTGCTCGGCGTGCTCTTGCCGGCGGTCTTTTTGGTGATGGCCGCTGCGGTGCGCCACGCCGGGATTATCCGCAGCGATACCGCGCAGCGCCTCTCACTGGTGATTCCGCTGGCGGCCGCTTTTCTGATCTTCGGTGAGTCGATGCTGCCAAAAAAACTCGTCGGCATCGCGCTCGCCCTGTGCGCGCTCGGCTGTCTTTTGCAGCGCCAGGAACAAGCTGTTGAGCCCGCCGATACAGGGCGGCGCGCGTTGTGGGCATTGCTGGGGGTGTGGGTGGGATACGGCGTGATCGATATCCTATTTAAGCAAATGGCTCGCCTGGGCGCCGGCTTCACCAGCACGCTCTTGTTGAGCTTTGTCCTGGCAGCGCTGCTGATCTTTGGCTGGCTTATTGCGCGGCGTCGCACCCGGTGGAACGCCCGGAGTCTGGGCGCCGGCTTGCTGCTGGGCGTGCTTAATTTCGGCAATATCTTCTTCTATATTCGCGCGCATCAATACTTTCCGGATGACCCTACGTTGGTCTTCGCCTCGATGAATATCGGGGTGATTTCACTCGGCGCGCTTGTGGGGGCCGGTTTCTTCCACGAGCGATTAAGCCGGGTCAATATGCTCGGCATTGTTTTGGCGATCGGGGCCATCGTGCTGCTCTTTCCCAAATGA